The proteins below are encoded in one region of Podarcis raffonei isolate rPodRaf1 chromosome 6, rPodRaf1.pri, whole genome shotgun sequence:
- the MLN gene encoding promotilin: MRSDQREEQTRGICRALFHRQGGSTFTRMVPRKVVVTLLFLYMVAMLAKQSEGYLAFYTPDDFRKMQEKERNRAQKKSLTLQQQSDTGDFPELSEDEGQIIKLIAPVEIGIHLSKQLEKYQDVLKELLTEMLPDTQNAN; the protein is encoded by the exons ATGAGATCAGACCAGAGAGAAGAACAGACAAGGGGAATCTGCAGAGCACTGTTCCACAGACAAGGAGGCAGCACATTCACTAG GATGGTTCCAAGAAAGGTGGTGGTAACTCTTCTGTTCCTCTACATGGTAGCCATGCTGGCTAAACAGAGTGAAGGGTATCTCGCCTTCTACACTCCTGATGACTTCAGAAAAATGCAG GAGAAAGAGAGGAACCGAGCACAGAAGAAATCTCTGACTTTGCAGCAGCAATCAGACACAGGAGATTTTCCTGAGCTGTCAGAAGATGAAGGACAGATCATCAAG CTGATTGCTCCAGTAGAAATAGGAATACATCTGTCCAAACAGCTGGAAAAATATCAAGATGTCCTGAAGGAACTCCTAACAGAGATGTTACCCGATACTCAGAATG CTAATTGA